From the Lathyrus oleraceus cultivar Zhongwan6 chromosome 3, CAAS_Psat_ZW6_1.0, whole genome shotgun sequence genome, the window ATCGATTTTTGCCTATCAGTAGAGTTCTTTCGTATCATGGAATTGTTTGAGTAATTTTAAGGAACTGTGTTTAGGGGAATGTTTGTGACTAAGAACTCATATTGTTCATGTTTTCTGTTATTGGCCTTTAAGCAATCTGACCTCAATCATAATTTCTTTTTGCAATTAATGATTGAATGTCTTCAAACTAACTGGTAATATAAGTATGATACTCCCGTTAAGCCAGCTCAATTCGTAGTTATGCAGAGATATCAGACTGTAGGGACGCCGCAATATACCACTTATTCACCTTTGAAGTGTGAAATTTCAACCACTAGGCTATTTGACAAAAAAAAGTTATCACTTGGATCAAAATAGCACCCTCTAGAACCATGCATTAAGCTGTGCTAGAATATTTAATGCCTACTTTTCAATAGTAATATTCAAATTTCGATCACTAGGCACATGGTTTGGATTTTATATTGCAAATTCTATCATATCAAATAAGATCAGCTTCACTAATCCGAATAGACGGAAGACAATTTTTCCCCTTAATTCATTTGATTTACCTTTTGGGAACAAGACAGCTTCAGGAAGCTTTTTGATGCATGTCAACACTATAGGCTGCTCGACATACATATCTTTGTAGTTTATCTGTTTTTGAAGTATATAAAAACAAACTCTAGATGAAGGCCCTAATTACTTGTTGGCTTGTTGCTTCTAACATAACACTCAATAGTtgataaaatataataataactATTCTGTTACAAGTTTGTTTCAAATAGATTATTAAGTGTTGAAAATCCCGCCTTCATTGCGGTCAGCTCCTAGTTGCCTGATTGCGGGATTTGACTTTCCTTCATTGCAGCTTCCAACACTTACATTATGTTGGGTTTGAAGGGGTGAATTTAGTCCCACATTGCTTATAGATATGACCTGTAGTGTTTATAAAGTTTGGGCAGCCCTCATCTTATAAGTCGGTTTTATAGGGATGAGTTTGGCCAAACTCTAACTTTAATATGGTTTGAAAACCTTGTTTTTAATGGAGgaaatatacttttttttttcttctcttgGTGAGTTTTTGTACACCCATACACCTACTTAACACCTTGAGAGTGAAAGAAATAGAGAGTGATGTGATAAATGTGATATGTTAGTGAcgtgaagagatagagagaaagTGAAGTGTTAAATGTGTGTTGGAAAATTAAAGGTGTACAAATATAAGAGCTCTTTTGTAAATGAGGGGTGTTTGTTGGATGAAGGTAGCATGTGAAAGTAAAGTTGTATTGTATATGTATTCAAAGTCTTATTTTAGATCTTTATATACCATATATCTAGTGTCATGGTGACATGGTATAAAACCTTCATTTTTTCGGGAGGTATAAGACCTATTTTAATAGATGTGTTAAACACAAAAGTTATTGACCTTTTAAACCAATTGTTGGCATCAAATTTTGCATATGTTTGGTTCACTGGAGTGTGCACCAAAATTACTGCAAAAAACTCCAATAACGCAAAAGCTTAGTTATGAAGCTTCGATAAAATCTAGATGGAAATGGTCTAGAATTCAAGATTGAAGACTCAAATACGAAAAACAAACATATGCTTAGTCACTTGGGAAATATTGATGTTTTTAGATTTTTATAAAAAGTAGAAGTGATTAAATTTGTGCTGGCCAATGGCCAGGACTGTATGGAAGCAGATTGGCATAAAATGATTGTTTTGCAATATTCTGTTTACAGCTTATCCTACTATAGAAGtgagtttgaaaaaaaataaaaactctTATAACCTGCTGTAGCAAGTTAAACTGGTGTTGCACCAATACAGTGTAGCTAAAGTTGTGCACCCTATCTCCACCTATTCGAGGACCTGGTTTCATGAAAAGAATACGGTTTTTGTTTGAGTGAATAGATATATTGATAATTGAAATTGTGAACGTCTATTAAACTTGTCTGAATTTTACGCATAGGCAAATACGTCATTGAAACTGTAATACATTAGTCTCAAAGTCCCTTTGTTAACTTCCGTGTTTATGCCGCGGCACATTAAACGGACATATGACGTTCAATGTGGGTCACACATTAGTGAACATCATTAGAAACTTATGCGGCATAGTAATTTCATGCCAACTCCATGGTTGACAATACCACGTCCAGATTCAATCATGTAATATAATTCTCACAGCCTAATTTTATATGCAATTTAGTCCCTGGTTATGTAGCATTGATTTTGGATCCGCGCCGCATGTTTATTTAATATGGCACATGATAACCTCTAATAACAAAAGTACCCGATGGACCATTTTGAGTGACGAGTAACCGTTCAAGAGATGTATTTGCCGATTTGAAAAATTCAGCGTCTCTTTTGACTGATGCTCACAATTTCGAGGATCAGTTTTCCTATTCgctcattttaatttttatagTTTATCATCATATCATTGACTTTTTATGATTAAATTAATTAAACATTTTATATTAAACTTTATGAGGTTGCCTGTGATGTAAAAAATGAATGATTCAAAGTTACAGATTTGGAAAGCATTAGACAACTGGTATTATTTTATCAATCATGTGAGGCACTTGCCTAAGGAAAATTTGAATACATCAATGAATCTCATAGATGTGAGAGAATACAAGTTGATTTAATGTAATAAAAAAGAGAGAGAAGAAAACACATTAAAAGTGATAAGTGACAACCTTATTAAGTGTGGTTCGTGAGACTGAATCAAACAACCTTTGTCTCTACAATCTTAGTGTGCATCTGACATAATTAAATCAAACAATCTTTGTCATTTGAAGTAGTAATCTTCAGAACCCTTCTGGTTCGTGAGTCTGACTTTAAAAAAGAAGTATCGAATCTTAATAAACAAGAAAGCATGTCTGTTTGTTGATCATACTGTTATTCTCCATAATGGATTTCAGATACTGTGCATATTTGTTCTCTGTTTCGTTCATTTTGTGTTTCTATTTGTTACATGTTAGTGTTGGTACAGACACCATCACATCATCTCAATATATCAAGATCAAGGGCCCTGAAACTCTAATCTCCAAAGATGGTAACTTCACCTTGGGAGTTTTTAGCCCTAAAAACTCTACAAAACGATACGTTGGAATTTGGTGGAAGCTTCAATCTACAGTCATATGGGTGGCAAACAGAAACCAACCACTAAATGATTCTAATGGGATTATCACAATATCTGAAGATGGCAATCTTGTGATATTAAATGGACAAGAACAAGTCGTATGGTCATCAAATGTTTCCAACATTGGATCAAATACAAGATCTGAATTTTCAGAATTTGGTAACCTCGTTCTTTCGGAGAGCACAACGGGGAAAATCTTATGGCAGAGTATTCAGCATCCTTCAGATACATTACTGCCGAGCATGAAACTTTCAACCAACAAAAGAACAGGTACGAGTATAAAAATCAAATCATGGAAAAGTCCTACTGACCCATCCATTGGAAACTTTTTTTGTAGTACTGTTGAACGCCTACACATAATTGAAGTGTTCATTTGGAATGGAACTCGGCCATATTGGCGCAGCGGTCCCTGGAATGGCAGGGTCTTCACTGGAATACAATCAATGACAGTTGGATATTTTTTTGGTTTTCAAGGAGGAGATGATGGTGAAGGGAATACTAACATATATTTTACAATACCAAATGATGAGAATTTTTTGATCTATCGCCTGAGCTCACAAGGAAAATTAGAAGAAATGTGGTGGGATGATGAAAGGAAAGAAATGCAAGTTACATGGACAAGCTGGGATTCCGAGTGTGATGTATACGGTATATGTGGGGCATTTGCAAGCTGTAATTCATTGAGTTCCCCAATATGTAGCTGTTTGAGAGGGTTTGAACCCAGAAACATACAAGAATGGAATAGACATGACTGGACTGGTGGGTGTGTTCGGAGGACACGTTTACAGTGTGAAAGGGTTGTCAATAAAACCACAAGTACAAAGGAGGACGTGTTTTTGAAATTGCAAAAGGTTAAAGTTCCAGATTTTGCAGAAGGCGTAGCTGTTACACCAGAAATGTGCATAAGCATATGCTTGAGTAATTGCTCTTGCACTGCGTACTCTTTTGCTGATGGGATTGGTTGTATGTCTTGGACCGGCAATCTACATGACATACAGCAACTCCAAGATGGAGGACTTGATCTATTTGTTCGTGCAGCCTATGTAGAACTTGGTATGCTCTAGTTGCTGTTTGTTAAAGCATTTGAAACATAGATTATTAACTTGATTCTATCTCTTAGGAGTTAGGATTGTATTGAATTTcttatattttaaattttaatttttcatatgTACAGATCAAGAGAGAAACATGACAATAATCATTATAACTACGGTGATAATTGGAACTTTCATAATTGTCATTTGTGCATATATCATGTGGAGAAGGACATCAAACCAACCAG encodes:
- the LOC127127757 gene encoding G-type lectin S-receptor-like serine/threonine-protein kinase At1g11300 isoform X1, with the protein product MVCSIHILVLVINRSYFLCFDSWPLISNCKERRTEIDQRYLVIIYHQICSLSVGTDTITSSQYIKIKGPETLISKDGNFTLGVFSPKNSTKRYVGIWWKLQSTVIWVANRNQPLNDSNGIITISEDGNLVILNGQEQVVWSSNVSNIGSNTRSEFSEFGNLVLSESTTGKILWQSIQHPSDTLLPSMKLSTNKRTGTSIKIKSWKSPTDPSIGNFFCSTVERLHIIEVFIWNGTRPYWRSGPWNGRVFTGIQSMTVGYFFGFQGGDDGEGNTNIYFTIPNDENFLIYRLSSQGKLEEMWWDDERKEMQVTWTSWDSECDVYGICGAFASCNSLSSPICSCLRGFEPRNIQEWNRHDWTGGCVRRTRLQCERVVNKTTSTKEDVFLKLQKVKVPDFAEGVAVTPEMCISICLSNCSCTAYSFADGIGCMSWTGNLHDIQQLQDGGLDLFVRAAYVELDQERNMTIIIITTVIIGTFIIVICAYIMWRRTSNQPAKQWLFTKSARKKNNKAFQLFNKGGSPEGYASDNVIGEMSHVKLQELLMFDFEKLASATDNFHLSNKLGQGGFGPVYKGKLQDGREIAVKRLSRASGQGLEEFMNEVVVICKLQHRNLVRLIGCCIEGDEKMLMYEYMPNKSLDAFIFDPSKNNLLNWSTRYNIIEGIARGLLYLHRDSRLRIIHRDLKASNVLLDEELNPKISDFGMARIFGGGVDQANTSRIVGTYGYMSPEYAMQGLFSEKSDVFSFGVLLLEILTGRRNSSFCDNEHSLSLLGFIWIQWRENNILSLIDREIYDPCHHSYILRYIHIALLCVQELAVDRPTMAAVISMLNSEAALLPPSKPAFILMENMLNSKRPEECQSVSSINTVSITDICGR